The Verrucomicrobium spinosum DSM 4136 = JCM 18804 genome includes a region encoding these proteins:
- a CDS encoding DUF1592 domain-containing protein: MSLALWPGLGLTLNAAESVRAVMPERHQALLSEVCLGCHGPEKQKGKFRVDDLPLTLSDPQTAERWQKVLSAMNSGEMPPEDEKQPSSQAKTDFLDDLANVLVTARRALSDQRGVIALRRLNRREYQNTMRVLLGVNLDVSQLPADSGGPHFDTVGAGLFVTGNQFELYESMAQQALDQAFNARLAGTQPRKFRVEVETLHQLFAKKNKEGLGRLERAMKWIQAVDGAVKRPENAATVAGLRKIAANADALRYHWKKISGAPSPMQFGFDKTSEVNPAGVYVARDHAEFVQYDRYYLGLPNLDKGAYLTVATREGGGNNVTAAPGLTIPGNFPPGDYVVRIRAGATANAPADRRFIEFGLKGSKGIYTPALSTHHVTGTVAMPQVIEIPFTFSQDNIDSRFRNLFVRERGFTDGKNDERVKDAFKRNGFGPEVALWIDWIEIESRPAQDGGVPPGVRVLDIPLDAKVTNVPKEKLQGAFEAFVREAYRGVPAPAGTVERLIRIYDSRISAGKTHRAAVVQALSAVLSSPRFLYRAEPGDSASSRSLSGLELATRLSYFLLGEPPDSTLRELAVRGDLLRSEVLYAQTNRLLHHPRSGQFVRPFLTQWLHLERLDLFQFNQKLFPRFDVSMKATARDEVYETFTHLLRTNAPLSDLLRADYVVVNGLLANYYGMPGVSGDRFQKVAIPANSPRGGLLGMAAIMAMGSNGEQTNPVERGAWVLRKLLNEPPPPAPANVPEITRLAGMPLTTRERLQAHQENPQCASCHRKIDPIGIGLENFDATGMWRTTDSYVPVNAEGKRDPALKKTWTVDSSSLFYKGAAFRNYFEMRNVIATKRRNFAKGFSSALIEYALGRPCGFSDELLVEAIIKQCEAKNFATREFIHAVVQSKEFRSK; this comes from the coding sequence ATGTCCCTTGCCCTGTGGCCAGGCCTGGGCCTCACGCTTAATGCAGCGGAATCCGTCAGAGCAGTCATGCCCGAGCGGCATCAAGCCCTCTTGAGTGAAGTTTGTCTGGGCTGTCATGGTCCGGAGAAACAAAAAGGGAAGTTCAGAGTGGACGATCTGCCCCTGACCCTCTCTGATCCGCAGACGGCTGAACGTTGGCAGAAGGTCTTGAGTGCCATGAATTCCGGAGAGATGCCTCCGGAAGATGAAAAGCAGCCATCCTCCCAGGCAAAGACCGATTTCTTGGATGACCTTGCGAATGTGCTGGTGACAGCACGGCGTGCCCTGAGTGACCAGCGCGGAGTGATAGCCTTGCGGCGGTTAAACCGGAGGGAGTATCAAAACACAATGCGCGTCCTCCTGGGGGTGAATCTGGATGTGAGCCAGTTGCCTGCTGATTCAGGCGGGCCCCACTTTGACACCGTAGGGGCTGGACTCTTTGTTACGGGCAACCAGTTCGAACTGTATGAGTCCATGGCCCAGCAGGCTTTGGACCAGGCATTCAACGCCAGGCTGGCGGGCACCCAGCCGAGAAAATTCCGGGTCGAAGTCGAGACGCTTCATCAACTGTTCGCAAAGAAAAACAAAGAGGGGCTCGGCAGGCTGGAGAGGGCCATGAAGTGGATCCAGGCGGTGGATGGCGCAGTGAAACGTCCTGAAAATGCGGCAACCGTGGCAGGCCTCCGCAAGATCGCGGCCAACGCTGATGCATTGCGATACCATTGGAAGAAGATCTCAGGCGCTCCGAGCCCGATGCAGTTCGGCTTCGATAAAACTTCAGAAGTGAATCCAGCGGGCGTTTACGTGGCGCGTGATCACGCGGAATTTGTCCAGTACGACCGTTACTATCTCGGCCTTCCGAATCTGGACAAAGGCGCCTATCTGACGGTGGCAACGCGGGAAGGGGGCGGCAACAACGTCACTGCTGCCCCGGGGTTGACCATCCCCGGCAACTTCCCCCCCGGTGACTATGTGGTCCGGATTCGTGCAGGTGCGACGGCCAATGCTCCTGCTGATCGCAGGTTTATTGAATTTGGGCTCAAAGGATCCAAGGGAATATACACTCCCGCCCTGAGCACCCATCACGTTACGGGCACCGTGGCAATGCCCCAGGTGATCGAAATCCCCTTCACTTTCAGTCAGGACAATATCGATTCCCGCTTTCGAAACCTTTTTGTCAGGGAGCGAGGCTTCACCGATGGCAAGAATGATGAGAGGGTGAAGGACGCTTTCAAGCGGAACGGGTTTGGCCCGGAAGTCGCGCTATGGATTGACTGGATTGAGATCGAGAGCCGACCAGCACAGGATGGCGGGGTGCCCCCGGGCGTTCGAGTTCTCGATATTCCGTTGGATGCCAAAGTTACGAATGTCCCCAAGGAAAAGCTCCAGGGTGCGTTTGAGGCGTTTGTCCGTGAGGCCTACCGCGGCGTGCCTGCTCCCGCGGGGACTGTGGAGCGCTTGATCCGTATCTATGACTCACGGATCAGCGCTGGAAAGACTCATCGGGCGGCCGTGGTGCAGGCACTCTCCGCAGTTCTTTCCTCACCCCGGTTTCTGTATCGTGCGGAGCCGGGAGATTCGGCCTCGTCGCGCAGTTTGAGCGGTCTCGAACTGGCGACGCGGCTCTCCTATTTTCTTTTGGGTGAGCCCCCGGATTCCACCCTCCGGGAGCTCGCGGTGAGAGGCGACCTGTTGCGTTCTGAGGTGCTGTACGCGCAGACAAACCGCCTGTTGCACCATCCTAGATCGGGGCAGTTCGTGCGGCCATTTCTCACGCAATGGCTCCACCTGGAGCGCCTTGACCTCTTTCAATTCAACCAGAAGCTCTTTCCCCGGTTTGATGTCTCCATGAAGGCAACCGCCAGGGATGAAGTTTACGAGACCTTCACGCATCTGTTGAGAACCAACGCGCCGCTGAGCGATCTGTTGCGCGCCGACTATGTGGTCGTGAACGGGTTGCTGGCCAACTATTACGGAATGCCAGGTGTGTCCGGAGACCGGTTTCAAAAGGTGGCAATCCCTGCAAACTCCCCACGAGGGGGGCTGCTCGGGATGGCCGCGATCATGGCGATGGGAAGCAACGGGGAGCAGACCAATCCCGTAGAACGGGGTGCATGGGTCCTGCGGAAGCTGCTTAACGAACCGCCCCCTCCGGCTCCTGCCAACGTGCCCGAGATCACCCGTCTTGCCGGAATGCCCCTGACCACCCGCGAGCGCCTTCAGGCACACCAGGAAAATCCCCAGTGCGCCAGCTGCCACCGGAAGATTGATCCCATAGGCATTGGTCTTGAGAATTTTGACGCCACCGGAATGTGGCGCACGACGGACTCGTATGTCCCCGTGAACGCGGAGGGCAAACGTGATCCCGCACTAAAGAAGACCTGGACTGTTGATTCCTCATCCCTCTTTTACAAGGGGGCCGCATTCCGCAATTATTTCGAGATGCGCAACGTGATCGCGACCAAGCGGCGCAACTTTGCCAAAGGGTTCTCCTCCGCGCTGATTGAATACGCCTTGGGCAGGCCCTGTGGATTTAGTGATGAGCTTCTTGTCGAAGCCATCATCAAGCAATGCGAGGCGAAGAACTTTGCCACGCGCGAGTTCATTCACGCTGTCGTCCAGAGCAAAGAGTTTCGCTCCAAATAA
- a CDS encoding DUF3987 domain-containing protein → MKQQHETTGQEELEQGQVAEERGLAAGGVRTKYEMHEMHEIDASHGAEAGPERGLAAGGVRTKYEMHEKNEIDASRGAGAGAGPGTVPGLEKEVLFAGTPASWPVMKGKREGSPQGAEAAVPAGAEACGATAEGAASDGAQPTARSGPEFPETALHGPLGDLVRTILPCTEADPAALLVQLLAGVGNLIGPSPYFVADSARHRGNLFAIVTGRTAKARKGTSWQQVRHVLQDLDADWLAKRVKSGVVSGEGIAQVFEPGGDRRLLLLEGEFAQVLQVIRREGSTVSALLRQAWDGQRIAVLRRKDSVEVDDAHISMIGHITLAELHRLLAGVEVSNGLANRCLWVHADRSKLLPEGGSVPDTTAHLQELRRAIRTARVRNELRRDENARRLWREIYGRLSEPPAGRAGEVLSRSEAQVMRLALLYALMDGASTIAYDHLTAALALWDYCEASAMFIFTAEELNPRAARVLAALKDGPLSMSGLNALFHRNLSKQALHLLLVELAPLVEVYGGGTREDPTRWVRLRRRGS, encoded by the coding sequence ATGAAACAACAACACGAGACAACAGGGCAGGAAGAACTGGAGCAGGGGCAGGTGGCGGAGGAGCGGGGCCTGGCGGCTGGAGGAGTGCGAACGAAGTACGAAATGCACGAAATGCACGAAATCGACGCATCGCATGGGGCGGAGGCGGGGCCGGAGCGGGGCTTGGCGGCTGGAGGAGTGCGAACGAAGTACGAAATGCACGAAAAGAACGAAATCGACGCATCGCGTGGGGCAGGGGCAGGGGCGGGGCCGGGAACGGTCCCGGGGTTGGAGAAGGAGGTGTTGTTTGCGGGAACTCCGGCCTCCTGGCCAGTCATGAAGGGGAAGCGCGAGGGCTCGCCCCAGGGGGCGGAGGCAGCGGTCCCGGCAGGGGCAGAGGCCTGTGGTGCCACCGCAGAGGGAGCCGCTTCTGATGGGGCCCAGCCCACGGCACGTTCCGGCCCGGAATTCCCGGAGACGGCCCTGCATGGTCCCTTGGGGGATCTGGTGCGCACCATCCTGCCGTGTACAGAGGCGGACCCGGCGGCGTTGCTGGTGCAACTGCTCGCGGGGGTGGGTAATCTCATCGGTCCCTCACCGTATTTCGTGGCAGACAGCGCCCGGCATCGGGGGAATCTGTTTGCGATTGTCACCGGTCGCACGGCGAAGGCGCGCAAGGGCACGTCCTGGCAGCAGGTGCGGCATGTCTTGCAGGATCTGGATGCGGACTGGCTGGCGAAGCGGGTGAAATCCGGCGTGGTCTCCGGGGAGGGCATCGCCCAGGTGTTCGAGCCGGGAGGGGACCGGCGTCTGCTGCTGCTGGAGGGGGAGTTTGCCCAGGTGCTGCAGGTGATACGGCGGGAGGGCAGCACCGTCTCCGCCCTCTTGCGGCAGGCCTGGGACGGGCAGCGCATCGCCGTGCTGCGGCGGAAGGACAGCGTGGAGGTGGATGACGCGCACATCTCCATGATCGGCCACATCACGCTGGCAGAGCTGCATCGCCTGCTGGCGGGGGTGGAGGTGAGCAACGGGCTCGCCAACCGCTGCCTCTGGGTGCATGCGGACCGGTCCAAGCTCCTGCCGGAGGGCGGCTCGGTGCCCGACACGACCGCTCACTTGCAGGAGCTGCGCCGGGCCATCCGGACCGCGCGGGTGCGCAACGAGCTGCGGCGGGATGAGAATGCGCGTCGGCTCTGGCGGGAGATCTACGGGCGACTCAGCGAGCCGCCCGCAGGTCGCGCGGGCGAGGTGCTTTCCCGTTCCGAGGCACAGGTCATGCGTCTGGCGCTGCTCTATGCGCTCATGGACGGGGCCTCAACGATCGCGTACGATCACCTCACGGCGGCACTGGCGCTGTGGGACTACTGCGAGGCCAGCGCGATGTTCATCTTCACCGCAGAGGAGCTCAATCCCCGCGCCGCCCGCGTGCTTGCGGCGCTCAAAGACGGGCCGCTGAGCATGAGCGGGCTGAATGCGTTGTTTCATCGCAACCTGAGCAAGCAGGCCCTGCATCTGCTCCTGGTCGAGCTGGCACCGCTGGTGGAGGTGTACGGCGGCGGCACCCGGGAGGACCCGACGCGGTGGGTGCGGCTGAGAAGGAGGGGGAGTTGA